In a single window of the Gossypium hirsutum isolate 1008001.06 chromosome D02, Gossypium_hirsutum_v2.1, whole genome shotgun sequence genome:
- the LOC121214785 gene encoding DNA-directed RNA polymerase subunit alpha-like: MVREKVKVSTSTRTRQWKCVESRTDSKRLYYGRFILSPLMKGQADTIGIAMRRALLGELEGTCITRAKSEKIPHEYSTIVGIQESVHEILMNLKEIVLRGNLYGTRNAFICAKGPGYVTAQDIILPPSVEIVDNTQHVASLTEPIDLCIGLQIERNRGYGIKTPKNFHDGSYPIDAVFMPVRNANHSIHCYGNDNEKQEIPSTLAF, translated from the coding sequence atGGTTCGAGAGAAAGTAAAAGTCTCTACTTCGACTCGGACACGACAGTGGAAGTGTGTTGAATCAAGAACAGATAGTAAGCGCCTTTATTATGGACGCTTTATTCTGTCTCCACTTATGAAAGGCCAAGCCGACACAATAGGCATTGCGATGCGAAGAGCTTTGCTTGGAGAACTAGAAGGAACATGCATTACACGTGCAAAATCTGAGAAAATACCCCACGAATATTCTACCATAGTAGGTATTCAAGAATCAGTccatgaaattttaatgaatttgaaagaaattGTATTGAGAGGGAATTTGTATGGAACTCGTAACGCCTTTATTTGTGCCAAGGGTCCCGGATATGTAACTGCTCAAgacatcatcttaccaccttctGTGGAAATCGTTGATAATACACAGCATGTAGCCAGCCTAACCGAACCAATTGATTTGTGTATTGGATTACAAATCGAGAGAAATAGAGGATACGGTATAAAAACGCCAAAGAACTTTCACGACGGAAGTTATCCTATAGATGCTGTATTCATGCCTGTTCGAAATGCGAATCATAGTATTCATTGTTATGGGAATGATAATGAAAAACAGGAGATACCTTCAACTCTTGCTTTCTAA